A segment of the bacterium genome:
ACGATCTCGAGATCACCGTCCACGCGATGCCCCCCGTTGCAAATCGTCCGGGCGGGATTATATTGCAGACAGGCCCCGAGAGGTTGGAAGGCGGCGCCTGTAGGGAGATGGGCAAAGGCTGGCTCCAGAGCTCATGTTGAGCCTGTGCCAGGAACCCGAGACCGTTAGGTGATTCCCTCAGGCGAGTGAGGCCACCGATCACTCGGGGCCTCTGTGCATTCGGCCGCCGATAAGGGCCCGTCTGCTGCGTTGCGTTCCTCGGGTCTGCCTGCGGCGGCCACGAGGCCGCCTCAGCATCCACTTCGTCGCGCGCCTTGCATCCGGACCCTTCTCGGCGGCCTCCCCGCCGAGGCTGAAGTCGGCCGCTGATAACGGCCCGTCTGTGGCAATCCGCTACTCCAGGCCGAACTTCTGCGCCAGCTTCCTGAAGTCGCGGCCGTAGAAGATCAGCAGCTTCTTGTCCGGGTAGCGCTCGCGGAAGAGGCGGACCTTGCGGTTCTTCTTCGTCACGAGCGACTGCTTCATCGTCGTCAGCTCGAGGTAGGCGTCCAGCTCGGGGAGGTAGAAGTCCGGCGAGAAGCTCGACTTGACGCGCCCGTCCGGCCACCACTCGACGGGGAACGTCTCCGGCTCGTACCGCCAGGGGATGCCGTAGAAATCGAGCACCTTCGCGAACTCGGCCTCGCTCTCGTTGGCGAAGCGCGCTCCGGCCGGGCGCGCGGGGAGAGGGTCGAGCGCGATCTCCCGCGCGCCGCGCTCCGCCGCGCAGGCCCGGATCTCCTCGAACATGGGGGCGCGCCGCAGCCCGACGGCGCCCGCCGCCTGCTCGATGAGCGCCGCCGTCTCCTCGACACCGAAGGCGTCCACCCGCAGCACGCAGTCGTAGTGCTCGGTGCGCGCGATGTCCGCCCCGTGAAGACGGCGGACGATCCGGCGGCGCTCCCGCTCCCGCCGCTCCAGGGCGGCGACGCTGCGACCGGTGCCCTGCTCGCGGGCGGTCGCGAGCCGGTACTCGAGCGAGGCGACGAGGCGCACGTGAAGGGTGCCGGGGCACCCCTTGAAGAGGAACTGCCCGCCGTGGCCGAGGAGCACGAGGTTCTCGCGGAAGGCGAGGTGCCAGATGATGCCCTCGGTCGCCGCCGGGACGGC
Coding sequences within it:
- a CDS encoding cytidylate kinase family protein gives rise to the protein MAIVTISRVESCRGEEVAAAVARRLGFRLVDRTLMRELLYSYDLLSAIGRIAEPPPAGAAAHAEEGAVPAATEGIIWHLAFRENLVLLGHGGQFLFKGCPGTLHVRLVASLEYRLATAREQGTGRSVAALERRERERRRIVRRLHGADIARTEHYDCVLRVDAFGVEETAALIEQAAGAVGLRRAPMFEEIRACAAERGAREIALDPLPARPAGARFANESEAEFAKVLDFYGIPWRYEPETFPVEWWPDGRVKSSFSPDFYLPELDAYLELTTMKQSLVTKKNRKVRLFRERYPDKKLLIFYGRDFRKLAQKFGLE